A stretch of the Streptococcus suis genome encodes the following:
- the ruvX gene encoding Holliday junction resolvase RuvX produces MRIMGLDVGSKTVGVAISDPLGFTAQGLEIIPIDEDKGEFGLERLTELVEQYKVDQFVVGLPKNMNNTSGPRVEASQAYGDLLTERYKLPVEYQDERLTTVAAERMLIEQADISRGKRKKVIDKLAAQLILQNYLDRTF; encoded by the coding sequence ATGAGAATAATGGGATTAGATGTTGGTTCTAAAACTGTAGGGGTCGCTATTTCAGATCCATTAGGTTTTACAGCTCAAGGTTTGGAAATCATTCCGATTGATGAAGACAAGGGTGAATTTGGCTTGGAACGTTTGACAGAGCTTGTTGAACAATACAAGGTTGATCAGTTTGTTGTTGGCTTACCAAAGAATATGAACAATACAAGTGGCCCTCGAGTAGAGGCTAGTCAAGCTTACGGTGATTTATTAACTGAGCGATACAAACTTCCAGTAGAATATCAGGACGAACGGTTGACAACTGTTGCAGCAGAGCGAATGCTAATTGAACAAGCAGACATTAGTCGAGGAAAACGTAAAAAAGTTATTGACAAATTAGCAGCTCAGCTGATTTTGCAAAATTATTTAGATAGAACATTTTAA
- a CDS encoding DNA-3-methyladenine glycosylase I, giving the protein MSRCTWVNLNNPLYIAYHDEEWGKPLHDEQSLFELLCLESYQAGLSWEIVLNKRQAFRSAFFNYNIQKVATMTDEDLDALLNNPHIIRHKAKLYATRVNAQAFLRVQEEFGTFDTYLWEWVNGATIDNPVKSFRELPTKNDLSERISKDLKKRGFKFLGPVCIYSYLQAAGLLNDHEETCEIGKKLRIN; this is encoded by the coding sequence ATGTCCCGTTGTACTTGGGTTAATCTAAATAATCCACTTTATATTGCTTACCATGATGAAGAATGGGGCAAGCCACTTCACGATGAGCAGTCTTTGTTTGAGTTGCTTTGCTTGGAATCCTACCAAGCTGGACTTTCCTGGGAAATTGTTCTCAACAAACGGCAGGCTTTTCGCTCCGCATTTTTCAACTATAATATTCAAAAGGTTGCAACAATGACTGATGAAGATTTGGATGCACTTTTGAATAATCCACATATCATCCGTCACAAGGCAAAGTTGTACGCTACCCGCGTCAATGCCCAGGCTTTTCTTCGAGTACAGGAGGAATTCGGTACGTTCGATACGTATCTTTGGGAATGGGTGAACGGTGCAACAATTGACAACCCTGTCAAGTCCTTCCGAGAATTGCCGACCAAGAACGACTTGTCTGAGCGGATTTCAAAAGATTTGAAGAAACGAGGTTTCAAATTTCTAGGACCTGTCTGTATTTACTCCTATTTGCAGGCTGCAGGTCTTCTAAATGACCATGAAGAAACCTGTGAAATTGGAAAGAAATTACGAATTAATTAG
- the ruvA gene encoding Holliday junction branch migration protein RuvA, giving the protein MYGYIKGILTKITAKYIVVETYGVGYILQVANPYAYSGQVQQEVTVYTHQVIREDAHLLYGFATENEKSVFLSLISVSGIGPTTALAIIAVDDNDGLVRAIEQKNITYLTKFPKIGKKTAQQMILDLEGKFVMSEEAGPVQQVAPSSENIALEEAMEAMEALGYRPAELKKIKKFFEGTNDTAENYIKSALKMLMK; this is encoded by the coding sequence ATGTACGGCTATATTAAAGGAATTTTAACGAAAATAACTGCAAAATATATTGTGGTGGAAACGTATGGAGTAGGCTATATCTTGCAGGTTGCTAATCCCTACGCCTATTCAGGACAAGTCCAGCAAGAAGTGACAGTCTATACTCATCAGGTGATTCGTGAAGATGCTCATTTACTCTACGGATTTGCTACAGAGAATGAAAAATCCGTCTTTCTGAGTCTGATTTCAGTATCAGGTATTGGTCCAACAACGGCTCTAGCTATTATTGCTGTTGATGATAATGATGGGCTTGTTCGTGCCATTGAGCAGAAAAATATTACTTACCTGACCAAGTTTCCAAAGATTGGCAAGAAAACAGCCCAGCAGATGATTTTGGACTTGGAAGGCAAGTTTGTCATGAGCGAAGAAGCGGGTCCTGTTCAACAAGTAGCACCATCCAGTGAAAATATCGCCCTCGAAGAAGCCATGGAAGCCATGGAAGCTCTTGGTTACCGACCAGCCGAACTCAAGAAAATCAAGAAATTCTTTGAAGGCACCAACGACACCGCAGAAAACTACATCAAGTCAGCCCTTAAAATGCTGATGAAGTAA
- a CDS encoding competence/damage-inducible protein A produces MKAELIAVGTEILTGQIVNTNAQFLSEKCAELGIDVYFHTAVGDNEQRLLSVLEIASKRSDLVILCGGLGPTEDDLTKQTLATFLQKELVADELAMAKLDRFFASRPGRVRTHNNERQAQIVEGSQALQNPAGLAVGGMIEQDGVTYIVLPGPPSELKAMFSESLLPFLTQSQQQLYSRVLRFFGIGESQLVTVLADLIDKQTDPTLAPYAKVGEVTLRLSTKADSQEEANVRLNQLEEEILQRDHLRVFFYAYGDDNSLVKTVATLLEEKKQSLGILENGTGGLLQAELSLALAGQPYYSGGKIIGQLGTESGGLSEEASRIREELQADLGLVVSVAVKPESTVDNVLAKVYLALASTSGISKKEVDLGGYSWQYLRQLACLQALDFVRNTL; encoded by the coding sequence ATGAAAGCAGAATTAATTGCTGTTGGAACAGAAATATTGACAGGTCAAATTGTGAATACGAATGCTCAATTCTTGTCAGAAAAATGTGCAGAGCTAGGTATTGATGTATACTTCCACACTGCTGTAGGTGATAATGAACAGCGACTATTGTCTGTGCTTGAAATTGCAAGTAAACGAAGTGATCTGGTCATTTTATGTGGTGGTTTAGGTCCTACTGAAGACGACTTGACTAAGCAAACTTTAGCGACATTTTTGCAAAAAGAGTTGGTTGCTGACGAACTAGCGATGGCAAAATTAGACCGTTTTTTTGCCAGTCGACCAGGTCGTGTTCGCACACATAATAATGAGCGTCAAGCACAGATTGTGGAGGGAAGTCAGGCGCTACAGAACCCAGCTGGTTTAGCTGTAGGTGGTATGATTGAGCAAGATGGTGTGACCTATATTGTTTTGCCTGGCCCACCAAGTGAACTCAAGGCCATGTTTTCTGAGAGTCTGTTACCTTTTTTGACTCAATCTCAGCAACAACTTTACTCGCGTGTCCTACGCTTTTTTGGAATAGGTGAAAGCCAGTTGGTGACTGTTTTAGCGGATTTGATTGACAAGCAGACAGACCCGACTCTTGCGCCTTATGCAAAAGTTGGAGAGGTGACGCTTCGTTTATCTACGAAGGCAGATAGCCAGGAAGAAGCGAACGTTCGTTTGAATCAGTTGGAAGAAGAGATATTGCAACGTGACCATTTGAGAGTTTTTTTCTATGCATATGGGGATGACAATAGTTTGGTTAAAACCGTAGCGACTCTTTTAGAGGAAAAGAAACAATCTTTGGGCATCCTAGAGAATGGAACAGGTGGTTTATTACAAGCAGAATTGAGTCTGGCTTTGGCTGGTCAGCCGTATTATAGTGGAGGAAAAATCATCGGTCAGCTAGGGACAGAATCGGGCGGGCTATCAGAAGAAGCAAGTCGCATTCGGGAGGAACTACAAGCTGATTTAGGGCTAGTTGTGTCGGTGGCGGTCAAACCAGAATCAACAGTAGACAACGTACTTGCTAAAGTATATCTAGCCTTGGCCAGTACCTCGGGTATTTCCAAAAAAGAGGTAGATTTAGGAGGTTATTCATGGCAATACCTTCGTCAACTTGCTTGTTTACAGGCGTTAGATTTTGTACGAAACACTTTGTGA
- a CDS encoding IreB family regulatory phosphoprotein encodes MGFTEETVRFRLDDTDKQEINKTLISVYRSLEEKGYNPINQIIGYVLSGDPAYIPRYNDARNQIRKHERDEIIEELVRYYLKGNGIDL; translated from the coding sequence ATGGGATTCACGGAAGAAACTGTCCGTTTCCGTCTCGATGATACCGATAAGCAGGAAATCAACAAAACATTGATTAGTGTTTATCGTTCTTTGGAAGAGAAGGGCTATAATCCAATTAACCAAATCATCGGTTATGTATTGAGCGGGGACCCTGCTTATATTCCGCGTTATAATGACGCGCGTAACCAGATTCGTAAGCATGAACGTGATGAAATCATTGAAGAATTGGTACGCTATTACCTGAAAGGGAATGGGATAGACCTTTAA
- a CDS encoding transcriptional regulator Spx, whose amino-acid sequence MIKIYTVSSCTSCKKAKNWLNAHQLSYNEHNLGKEAITKEEILNILTKTENGIASIVSSKNRYAKSLDFDIEELSVNEVIDLITSNPRILKSPILIDEKRLQVGYKEDDIRAFLPRSVRNVENAQARMRAAL is encoded by the coding sequence ATGATAAAAATTTATACAGTATCTAGTTGTACCTCTTGTAAAAAAGCAAAGAATTGGTTGAATGCACATCAACTATCCTATAATGAACACAATTTGGGAAAAGAGGCAATTACAAAAGAAGAAATTCTTAACATCTTAACAAAGACTGAAAATGGGATTGCAAGCATTGTTTCATCGAAAAATCGTTATGCAAAAAGTTTAGATTTTGATATCGAGGAGTTAAGTGTGAACGAAGTAATCGATTTGATTACCTCTAATCCTCGCATTTTAAAAAGTCCAATATTAATTGATGAGAAAAGACTCCAAGTTGGCTATAAGGAAGATGATATCCGTGCATTTTTACCTCGTTCTGTAAGAAATGTTGAGAATGCACAGGCCCGCATGAGAGCAGCTTTATAA
- the recA gene encoding recombinase RecA codes for MAKKPGKKLEDITKKFGDERKKALDDALKSIEKDFGKGAVMRLGERAEQKVQVMSSGSLSIDIALGAGGYPKGRIIEIYGPESSGKTTVALHAVAQAQKEGGIAAFIDAEHALDPAYAAALGVNIDELLLSQPDSGEQGLEIAGKLIDSGAVDLVVVDSVAALVPRAEIDGDIGDSHVGLQARMMSQAMRKLSASINKTKTIAIFINQLREKVGVMFGNPETTPGGRALKFYASVRMDVRGNTQIKGTGDQKDQNVGKETKVKIVKNKVAPPFKEAIVEIMYGEGISRTGELIEIGSNLGIIQKAGAWYSYNGEKIGQGSENAKKFLADNPAIFDEIDRKIRIHYGLIEADEEQEVVEAEENTIAVEDIQDVVLDLDGGIELED; via the coding sequence TTGGCTAAGAAACCAGGAAAAAAACTAGAAGATATTACAAAAAAATTTGGAGATGAACGTAAAAAAGCGCTGGATGATGCACTGAAATCTATTGAAAAAGATTTTGGTAAGGGAGCTGTCATGCGTCTCGGTGAACGTGCAGAGCAAAAGGTTCAAGTTATGAGCTCAGGTAGTCTGTCTATTGATATTGCGCTTGGGGCAGGTGGTTATCCCAAAGGGCGTATCATTGAAATTTATGGTCCAGAAAGTTCAGGTAAGACAACAGTTGCTCTTCATGCTGTGGCTCAAGCGCAGAAAGAAGGTGGAATTGCAGCCTTTATTGATGCAGAACATGCTTTGGATCCAGCCTATGCAGCAGCCCTAGGGGTAAATATTGATGAATTACTTTTGTCGCAACCAGACTCAGGTGAACAAGGTCTTGAGATTGCAGGTAAGTTGATTGACTCTGGCGCGGTTGACTTAGTTGTCGTTGACTCTGTAGCAGCCCTTGTACCTCGTGCAGAAATTGATGGTGATATTGGTGATAGTCACGTAGGTTTGCAAGCACGCATGATGAGTCAGGCTATGCGTAAGTTGTCAGCTTCTATCAACAAGACCAAGACAATTGCTATCTTTATCAACCAGTTACGTGAAAAAGTTGGGGTGATGTTTGGTAACCCTGAAACAACACCTGGTGGACGTGCTCTTAAGTTCTATGCATCTGTTCGTATGGATGTCCGCGGAAATACGCAGATCAAAGGTACTGGTGATCAAAAAGATCAAAACGTTGGTAAGGAAACCAAGGTCAAGATTGTGAAGAATAAGGTAGCTCCTCCGTTTAAGGAAGCTATCGTTGAAATCATGTATGGAGAGGGAATTTCTCGCACAGGTGAATTGATCGAGATCGGTAGCAACCTTGGTATTATTCAAAAAGCAGGTGCCTGGTATTCTTATAATGGAGAAAAAATCGGACAAGGCTCTGAAAATGCTAAGAAATTCTTGGCAGACAATCCAGCAATCTTTGATGAAATCGACCGTAAGATTCGTATTCACTATGGTTTGATTGAAGCGGATGAAGAACAAGAAGTAGTGGAAGCAGAAGAAAATACGATTGCTGTTGAAGATATACAAGATGTTGTACTTGATCTAGATGGTGGGATTGAGTTAGAAGATTAG
- a CDS encoding DUF1292 domain-containing protein, which produces MAHHHDHEHDHNHDEPELITLVDDQGNETLFEILLTIDGQEEFGKNYVLLIPASAEEDENGEVEIQAYSYIENENGTEGDLQPIPEDATAEWDMIEEVFNSFMEEE; this is translated from the coding sequence ATGGCACACCATCACGATCATGAACATGACCATAATCACGACGAACCTGAATTGATTACTTTAGTAGACGATCAAGGTAATGAAACACTTTTTGAAATCTTGTTGACAATTGACGGTCAGGAAGAATTTGGAAAGAACTACGTCCTCCTGATTCCTGCTAGTGCAGAAGAAGATGAGAACGGAGAAGTTGAAATCCAAGCCTACTCATACATTGAAAATGAGAACGGCACAGAAGGAGACTTGCAACCAATTCCAGAAGACGCAACAGCAGAGTGGGATATGATTGAAGAAGTTTTCAACAGCTTTATGGAAGAGGAATAA
- the mutL gene encoding DNA mismatch repair endonuclease MutL: protein MSHIIELPEILANQIAAGEVIERPASVVKELVENSIDAGASQIEISVEEAGLKMIQITDNGEGIAPDEVALAIRRHATSKIKSQSDLFRIRTLGFRGEALPSIASVSQVVIETATTNHSHGLRLEAKGGVIEKEEPVSRPVGTQITVSELFYNTPARLKYVRSQQAELSHIVDVVNRLSLAHPEIAFALVNEGRELIRTAGTGKLRQAISGIYGIASAKKMVEIEAEDLDFQISGYVSLPELTRANRNYISIFINGRYIKNFLLNRAILEGYGSKLMVGRFPLAVISIEIDPYLADVNVHPTKQEVRISKEKELMALIREAISQALKEQDLIPDALENLAQSSTRPKVKAEQGTLPLKEPKIYYDTIKQDFFLKPDVVAEDVKPLEEDRQEIVESPVENRPTSVQFAERQSVESEDQEHPNLSAKELAKLAHKLDQEETSTFPELEYFGQMHGTYLFAQGKTGLYIIDQHAAQERVKYEYYREKIGQVDNSAQQLLVPYIFEFPQNDALNLVHKMDALRQVGVNLEEYGANQFILREHPIWMKEEEIESGIYEMCDMLLLTDRVSIKQYRAELAIMMSCKRSIKANHALDDYSARDLLRQLSYCQNPYNCPHGRPVLVHFSKSDMEKMFRRIQENHTSLRELGKY, encoded by the coding sequence ATGTCACATATTATTGAACTACCAGAAATACTAGCCAACCAGATTGCGGCTGGCGAGGTCATTGAGCGACCAGCCAGTGTGGTTAAGGAGTTGGTGGAAAATTCCATTGACGCAGGGGCTAGTCAGATTGAAATTAGTGTTGAAGAGGCTGGCCTTAAAATGATTCAAATCACGGATAACGGTGAGGGAATTGCCCCTGATGAAGTAGCGCTTGCCATCCGCCGTCACGCCACCAGTAAGATAAAAAGTCAATCGGATTTGTTTCGTATTCGCACCCTCGGTTTTCGTGGAGAAGCTCTGCCTTCCATTGCTTCTGTCAGTCAGGTGGTTATTGAGACTGCAACTACAAATCATTCGCATGGTCTACGATTAGAGGCCAAAGGTGGTGTCATCGAGAAAGAGGAGCCAGTTAGTCGTCCGGTTGGCACACAGATTACAGTTTCAGAATTATTTTACAATACCCCTGCTCGTCTCAAATACGTTCGCAGTCAACAGGCTGAATTATCACATATTGTTGATGTTGTAAATCGATTGAGTCTAGCTCATCCGGAAATAGCTTTTGCCTTAGTAAACGAAGGACGAGAATTAATTAGAACTGCAGGGACAGGGAAACTTCGTCAGGCAATTTCAGGGATTTATGGGATTGCTTCTGCCAAAAAAATGGTTGAAATTGAGGCCGAAGACCTGGATTTTCAGATTTCAGGTTATGTTTCTTTGCCAGAGTTGACTCGTGCCAACCGCAACTACATTTCCATTTTCATCAATGGTCGCTATATCAAGAATTTTTTGCTTAATCGAGCGATTTTGGAAGGTTATGGCAGTAAGTTGATGGTTGGACGCTTTCCGCTGGCAGTCATTTCTATAGAAATTGACCCCTATCTTGCTGATGTCAATGTGCATCCGACCAAGCAGGAAGTTCGTATCTCCAAGGAAAAAGAACTCATGGCCTTGATTCGAGAGGCGATTAGTCAAGCGCTTAAAGAGCAGGACTTGATACCAGATGCTCTTGAGAATTTAGCTCAGTCAAGTACTCGACCAAAAGTAAAAGCAGAGCAAGGCACCTTACCACTCAAAGAGCCAAAAATCTATTATGATACGATTAAGCAAGACTTCTTCTTAAAACCAGACGTGGTCGCTGAGGATGTCAAACCTCTCGAAGAGGATAGGCAAGAGATTGTTGAGTCGCCTGTCGAAAATAGACCTACATCTGTTCAATTTGCAGAACGTCAGTCGGTGGAATCAGAAGATCAGGAGCATCCTAATCTAAGTGCAAAAGAATTGGCAAAACTGGCACATAAATTAGACCAGGAGGAAACCTCGACATTTCCAGAGTTAGAATATTTTGGTCAAATGCATGGGACGTATTTATTTGCGCAAGGTAAGACAGGACTTTATATCATTGACCAGCATGCTGCACAAGAGCGGGTCAAATACGAATACTATCGTGAGAAAATTGGACAGGTTGACAATTCAGCTCAACAGTTATTGGTGCCGTATATTTTTGAATTTCCGCAGAATGATGCCCTTAACCTTGTCCACAAAATGGATGCTCTTCGTCAAGTTGGTGTCAACTTAGAAGAATATGGAGCTAATCAATTTATTCTGCGTGAACATCCTATTTGGATGAAGGAAGAGGAGATTGAGTCTGGCATCTATGAGATGTGTGACATGTTGCTCTTGACGGATCGGGTGTCAATCAAGCAGTATCGGGCAGAACTGGCTATCATGATGTCTTGTAAACGGTCAATCAAGGCCAACCATGCTTTGGATGATTATTCGGCGCGTGATTTATTGAGACAATTGTCTTACTGCCAAAACCCCTATAACTGCCCGCACGGTCGTCCAGTTTTAGTGCATTTTAGCAAATCGGATATGGAAAAAATGTTCCGTCGCATTCAGGAAAATCACACGAGTTTGCGAGAATTGGGCAAGTATTAA